A genome region from Cryptococcus tetragattii IND107 chromosome 13, whole genome shotgun sequence includes the following:
- a CDS encoding rRNA-processing protein EFG1 → MPVDKKQRKGAHPYRKPRPNPSDPSSSDKPARPKPTHRIPATEARDEAGLPGLSKLKSSIRQTKRLLAKENLEPGLRVSTQRRLTSLEADLAAAERREVEKKNGAKYHKVKFFERQKLVRLIRRFNRKLLDSETSSKKRSKHEEELLDARIMLNYVLHFPNTQKYISLFPSDPNQTENEDDDVDSSKPKLKLPALLHPVPSAEECEKMDKPTKRRYELLLETKKLMEEGKLKNEPETDLKKGQVDGVVVGLGANVEIGLEDKKKAKQNAAQGTEEEEDDFFESGDE, encoded by the exons ATGCCTGTTGACAAGAAACAACGCAAAGGTGCTCACCCATACCGTAAACCCCGACCCAACCCTTCCgacccttcctcctccgaTAAGCCAGCCCGACCCAAACCTACGCATAGGATCCCAGCCACAGAAGCGCGAGATGAAGCCGGTCTCCCCGGATTGAGCAAGCTAAAGTCTAGTATTAGACAAACAAAACGATTGTTGGCCAAG GAAAATCTCGAACCAGGATTGCGTGTGTCTACTCAAAGAAGGCTGACTAGTTTGGAGGCGGAtttggctgctgctgagaggagagaggtggaaaagaagaatggcgCCAAGTATCACAAG GTCAAGTTCTTTG AACGTCAAAAGCTTGTTCGGTTAATCAGACGATTCAACCGAAAACTCCTGGACTCGGAAACGTCGAGCAAGAAACGATCCAAGCATGAGGAAGAATTACTCGACGCTAGAATTATGCTTAATTATGTGTTACATTTCCC AAACACTCAAAAATACATCTCGCTTTTCCCCAGTGACCCTAACCAGACAGAGaacgaagatgacgatgtgGATTCTTCAAAACCCAAGCTCAAACTCCCTGCACTCCTTCATCCCGTACCATCAGCAGAAGAGTGCGAAAAAATGGACAAGCCCACCAAACGACGATATGAACTCTTGTTGGAGACCAAGAAattgatggaggagggcAAGCTTAAGAACGAGCCAGAGACAGATCTAAAGAAGGGTCAAGTGGATGGTGTGGTCGTTGGTTTAGGTGCGAATGTGGAGATTGGTTtggaagacaagaagaaggccaagcAAAATGCTGCTCAAGgaacagaggaagaagaggacgattTCTTCGAGTCTGGCGACGAGTAA